The window CCAAGTACTTCTTGGGAAGTATTGCATAAGACCATTTGCATGGACTGCAGTTGCTATCCACTTAAGTCGTGTTGTTTGGAATACcatttccgggtccaagcctccaGTCGTTTTAAGTGACTACTAGCTCAGCTGCAGTTTATGAacactatttattcatattacacATTTAAAAGTAAGCTTTTGTAAACTCATGTTACAGTTACATATACTACAGTCTCTGGGCTCACGGCTTCTGGGACactaatatttaaatgattcataaaagatgaatccctgtctggccatctggaatttcgGTATGGAGATTTTAGGTTAGGAtcgtaatttttttttctttctttctttctccccCGATAGTTTTACAGCACACTGTGATTATATTAGTACCACTTCTTGTTTGCTTTTGGTATCCGACAAAGTGTTTGGACCTGGAAACAGTGTTGCATGATGTCAGGCTTAACGAGCAGATCATAGAGAAATACATTTTAGCGTTGTATCATGTGACCAATACACTCACACATATGAGAATGAATTAAAACAGTTTTCTCTATCCTGGCAGCAAGTGGCAGTTCCAAGTTCTGTGGGTGGGATGGTGCGGCCTGTGACCGGTGCAGATGTTGGTATCAGGAGGGCAGAGATTCGCCCAGGTCTTCGGGAGGTCATCATCTGCAAAGACCAGGAAGGAAAGGTCGGCCTCCGACTCAGAGATATCGATAATGTGAGTAAAGCTCTTCGCATTAAACACTTCCTCAGAGTCATGACTGGTGTTGTGATTGTTTTGAGTAATTGGTAATATTTTCTAGGGCATTACACCCTCATTCTCAGCATATGTGTCATTGTTATCATAAGCAACATGTGATGTTGTTTTGAGGTGTCATTATCTTCatgtatgtcatttcctctctctTTAGGGAGTGTTTGTCCAGCTAGTGCAGGCGAACTCTCCAGCGGCTTTGGGCGGTCTGCGTTTTGGAGATCAGGTTCTGCAGATCAACGGGCAGAACGTTGCTGGTTGGAGCTCAGATAAGGCCCACAAAGCTCTGAAGGCAGCAGCTGAACAACGCATTGAGCTCATTGTCCGAGACAGGTCAGTCATTTCGgtctatacagtatatacatatatatacacactaccaATCAAAAATTCTGGgttggtgtgtttttttttttttttttttaaaaaaaaataaagtagtCTCTTATGTTACCCAggctgatcaaaaatacagaacaagtgtaacattttgtaaaatattattgtgtatatatattattattattataaacgcgttaacaaaatattctgaatattgtcctgaaaatgtatataaattcaATAGAATCAGCATGACAGGTGTATTactatatttgtgtaattctTTGCTGCCCCCTGGTGgttgtagtattttttttaattcaatatgAAAAGAAGGAAGTACCTAATTGATCCAAATTAAGCTCTGTATCATCTGTGGCATAGTGGCGATTACCACAAAGTAATTTTGggtgaaaaaaacaacataacataaaattacatttatttaaaaaaaggcaCACATCaagtaaacatttaaatacacatttttagaAGTATAGCCAATGGACAAAATACATGTTAGTATGAGACATGAATCAATTAACTTTAATGCAAACAGTAAGGTCATTAACGATGCTAAACAAATTTACCACCACCCAATGTAAGGTTTGTGCCTCATCTGCACTAAACGAACAGTATTGGTGATtaccaaataatttttttatgtttctgtaattaattcacaccagtgtgtgtgtCACAGATGTGTAACTCTATTATGACgtggtctaataaatttgttAAGCACTGTATATGCAATGTCATGATCGCATAAAAAAGGGtttaatcaaaattattttctgtggtaatcAACATAATACCACAGATGATGCAAATAGAGATCAactgtttatcatatttatatattttgtgttccaGACCATTCCAGCGCACAGTCACCATGCATAAGGACAGCTCCGGACACGTGGGCTTCATCTTCAAATCCGGACGCATCACGTCTCTAGTGAAGGATGGTTCTGCTGCCCGCAATGGCCTGCTCACCGATCACTACATCTGCGAGATCAACGGCCAGAACGTCATTGGACTCAAGGTGAGAGGGGTCACGGTAGTGTTTTCAGGATATGCCTTAAAATCTGGACCGTCATGTCCCAGTACCATTTTTACATGTCAGCTTtcctttataataaaaacacaagcccataaatataatgttaaaaagGACATTTCAATACAAGATCCATATCTATCACTTTCTCTaagaaatcaaattaatttatCAATTTGAGATTTGTTGATTaaagtattttgttttctgtctacaGGACACTCAGATTAAGGACATCCTGACCACATCTCCCACTGCCATGACCATCACCATCATGCCTAAGTTCATCTACGAGCACATGATTAAGAAGTGAGatcagctttttttttatactcTTAAATGATCTAATAATTGTAGTATAGCAGTTACAAAAAAGATCATTTCTAATGCATTAATAAATAGGGATGCACAAATGACATGAACAAAACAGACATCAATAATCTGAAGAATTTGTATCAAAATGAATTGTCTGATCATGACAGCCCTAATCTGTGTATTGCAGGATGTCAGGTGGCCTGCTGAAGTCCTCAATGGATCACTCTGTGCCTGAGGTCTGAACACAGGAGACCACTTCCACCCCCTTCCACAATGCCTACAATCTCTACAATCTTCCCATTGGAGCCTTTCCATCACATGGGTCGTCTATCACTGATTCGATAAACCTCTTCAATCACGTTCATTTATAACATGTACAAATGGCCTTTTTTCTATTTCACTTGTTGGCTGTTATTGTTTGCCTTCTAGTTCTCGATTCTGTCCTTCATGTCATTGTTGccattttttaattgttgtcATATTACATGTTATATAATAATCCATTGTCATTAttgagtattattattattattatcatatgattattttgttttggctGGAAGGCAAGGGGTTAAAAACTGAACCTGAGCTTCCTTTTTGAAAAGCATTAGCTTCCACACTCCTATCTTTTCAATTCCTCCCACTATGCACAaacactttctttttttgtttgttttttggaacATCAATATGCCAAGACAGCTGTACTCTGCCAGAAAGAATCCTTGGCCATAATTTGTAATTTCACAACTCATTTCTTATTGATTTTGAACATgttttttagatgtttaatctttgataatattctgtcattatcCTGTAAATGTTAGTGTCTCTAAAAATTTATATACGAATGTAACCTGAAGActgaaattattacaaaaataaataatcttcctggtGATACCAATGGAATACACTGCTCAAATACTcaatctaaatgtttcatttcaaaaaGGTTTTGAGATTCTacacatttgctttttttttccagatgtTTAGGAACTGAAACAATGGATGGAAAAACTTCAAAAGTAGCAAGAAGGCTTTGTTCACCATGCTGTTTAATATAGATCCTTTTACAGAGCAATGTGGGTCAAGAACGATGTGTTGCAGTGATGTCTGTACACACGAATATTaccattaaaatattattctacACAAAATATATGAAACATTACCAGACTTACAAGACTGGCTCCACTTAGGGTGCTGATACTGTTAGACAATACAGAGCCAAACTGATGTGCcagatgaaaaatgtaaacGTCATTAGAATTACCACGTAAGAAAAAATCTCTATGACAAAGGTACCTCTGTGAGATTTAATCTTCTAGGCACAGTCATATAATCCTGCTTAACAGACACTAAACTACTAATGTAAATCAGTTTGCCACCAATTTTACATTTCAATATTCACTCTGAAAGAAAAAAGCATGGCTTACGACGACTTTTGTCTTGTTGGCGGCTAAACCACTTCCAATCTTTCCATTTAACCAAATAGTTTACAGAATATATGAGGTACTAAAGTCTTCAAACCATATTTGAAGGTGATAAAAAGAAACtaacatttaaaacatctgCATTGCCGGTTTAACCTAAAAAGTGTTATTGGACAGTAATGATTCAACAAGAGATGCATCTGTTCCAAGATGCTACATTCTAAACAAAAGGCTGTGCCAGTTGACACTGATATCAAACTTGGATTtggcaaaagaaaataaatgctataaaaacttGGGACATGGAGAAAACCGTCACAATGCTCAGACATGCACTCTTCTAGGGACAGCTTGTTAACCTCAGAAGATaattaacaaatattttatttgtaaactAACAAGTATTAATATCTGTAGACTTCTTAATGGTGGATCTGAAGCTTCAAAGCAAATAATCTGGGATTATCAGAAATGCAGAAAGAAAAATTAACTGATGCTGCATGAATTTGCACACACTTGCACAGCTCCTCTCTCTGCCAAAAGAAGACTGTTGAATGCtgtttaaaagtatatatatatatatatatatatatatatatgaagacttcagatgcaaaagcctcttaagtgccatctgaaattttcttctaaaatgagcatttttatcaaacttgtgtttatgttcagtaatttcactttaatggcaattaataggtcattttcattgccattaaagtgaaataactgaacaaacatatgagcttgataaaaatgcttattttagaagaaaatttcagacggcacttagaggcttttgcatctgaggtcatatatatatatatattataaaataactaaatgacagaaatattattactcaAATGTACCAGCATATAGGGCCAACATACACATTTCTGCTTATAATATGGCTTCAAAAATTTCAAGAAACTCTTATCAAGGCCTTATGTGTCAATTCAGCATTTATACAAAGCTTTACATCAGCGTAAAACATTTATCTGGCCAAATAACTAATGTGATAGTTATTTACATACATTTCATTGACAAACAGACAGTAGTAGTTTGGAGGAAACCTGTTCTTGGAATAACGCTTGATTACTTAACATTTAAGATCATTTAACCTCATATTCAATTAAGCCAAAAGACAACTATCTGAAAGCCACACATTCATAGTTTCAACAAACATCAAAgtcaataataatgataaaaaaaaaaagaaaaagaaaaaaggaacaTATATGCCTTCTTTTCTTACATCTGTTGTAAGGTTCTTTGATAAGTGCTTAGTTGGAATGAGGTGAAAAGTGCAGGGACTAGACTATAAATTATAGACA of the Megalobrama amblycephala isolate DHTTF-2021 linkage group LG24, ASM1881202v1, whole genome shotgun sequence genome contains:
- the sdcbp2 gene encoding syntenin-2, producing the protein MSLYPSLEDLKVDKVIRAQSQFANATSSTPAITQGVYQPQPATQGMPSSTLYPNLEELGDYMGLSLNSDEVQRNLALVPVAESQVAVPSSVGGMVRPVTGADVGIRRAEIRPGLREVIICKDQEGKVGLRLRDIDNGVFVQLVQANSPAALGGLRFGDQVLQINGQNVAGWSSDKAHKALKAAAEQRIELIVRDRPFQRTVTMHKDSSGHVGFIFKSGRITSLVKDGSAARNGLLTDHYICEINGQNVIGLKDTQIKDILTTSPTAMTITIMPKFIYEHMIKKMSGGLLKSSMDHSVPEV